Part of the Candidatus Saccharimonadales bacterium genome, GAATCTCTTGATACTCCTCATGGGCGTTGCCGGCGCCGGTAAAAGCATGCAGGGGCGTATACTGGCTGACGAACACGGCTATGCCTGGATATCGACAGGCGAAATTCTGCGCGTGCTCGTCACAGGTAAGCGACGCCAGGAAATGCTGCAAGGCAAATTACTGAGCGACGACGAAATCATCGAACTGATAGACAAAGTGTTTGAAATGATCGACACCTCGCAGCAGTTTGTTCTCGATGGCTTTCCGCGGACAATTCCTCAAGCTAACTGGCTGACAGAGCAGGCCAAAAAAGGCCGTTTTGAACTGAGCTGTATCATCAATCTCAATGCCAGCGAAGAGACAGTGATCAAACGTCTGACAAGCCGGGGCCGTCCGGATGACACCAAAGATGCCGTCTGCCGCCGGATTGAAGAATACCATGCAGTTACACAGCCGATTCTCAGTCATTTCAAGCAAGAAAATATAAAGGTCCACGATATTGATGGCGACCGAGACGCCCGTGCCATCCATGACGATATATTAAACCTGATCGATAACCCTGAGCCACTGGTCTAAACGCAGGTATGAATACACGAATCAAAACACCAACAGAAATTATTGCCATGCGAGAAAGCGGCCGCATGCTGGCGAGCGTGCTGCAAACGCTGAAAGCGCAGACAGAGGCAGGCATGTCGACCAAAGATTTAGCGCTGATTGCGGCCAGCGAGCTTGCAGCGCTCGGCGGCAAGCCAGCCTTCCTCGGCTACCAGGACTTTCCGGACGTGATCTGTATTTCTGTGAATGAAGAGGTGGTCCATGGTATACCTAAAGCATCAAAAATCATCCAGGCCGGGGATATTGTCAGCCTCGATTTCGGTGTGTTGTACGACAGGATGATTACTGACGCCGCGATCAGTGTAATTGTCGGTAAGCCACGCGAAGAACGGCATGCGCGGCTTGTCCGCGCCACCGAAGCTTCGATGCACGCCGGCATTGCGGCACTGCATGACCGGGTGCGTACTGGCGATATCGGTTCGAGCGTTCAAGCGGTGCTGGAATCGCCGAAACTCGGCGGCAAGTACGGTATTGTCCGTGATCTTGTCGGGCACGGCGTCGGTCATGAACTACATGAAGATCCCAACATTCCTAATTACGGCAAACCCAACACCGGCCCATGGCTGGACGCCGGGATGACGATTGCGATCGAGCCGATGGCGACACTTGGCACAGAGCGCGTCGCTATGGCGCCCGACGGCTGGACGATTGTGACAGCTGATGGTTCTTGGTCAGCCCATTTTGAGCACACCATACTTATTACTGAGGACGCCGCCGAAATACTTACCGAAGTGTAATCGCTGCAAACCCAAATCCCAAAACCTCCATTTTGAGTGGCAACCTGCGGGGCGGCCCCTAGAATTATTTTATCCTTAAGATAAAAAATTTTAGGGGCAGACAGGTTGACGAGGCTCATGGGCAGGTTTTGAGATTTGGGCTTGCAAAACTTGCTCAAATCGAAGCTGAAGCGTTATACTACTGAGAACATGCATAGCAATGCGGCACATAGTAACAGCGGCCAAAACATGGCTCATTTCATTGGTCTCGATATCGGCACATCGGCTGTTCGCTGTGTCGTCGGTATGATCGATACGAATGATGGCGGCAAACCGTCCATCATTGGACACGGATCAGCGCCCAATATGGGTGTTCGTAAAGGCGTCGTTGTTCATGTCGACGATGTTACCGAGGCGATTATTCAGGCCGTTACGGAGGCTGAGCGCTTGTCCGGTACACAGATCAACCGTGCCACTATCAACGTCAACGGCGTACACATCGAAGGCATCGATAGCAAAGGCGTGATTGCGATCAGCGCCGCTAACCGCGAAATTAGCACTGAGGATCGATTGCGCGTTGAAGAAGCGGCGACCGTTATCAAAATGCCGCCAAATCGTGAAATAATCCAATTTTTTGCTAAAAATTATAGCTTGGATGGTCAGCGCAATATCAAAGATCCTGTCGGCATGCACGGCGTACGGCTCGAGGTCGACGCTCATCTGGTAACAGCTGCCAGCCCGAATCTACGCAATCTTGATATGGCTCTCGAAAAGGCTCAGATCACGCCGACGCATCATACGCTATCGAGCCTGGCATCCGCCGAAGCTGTACTCGGTCGTCAGCAGAAAGAGGCTGGTACCGTCGTTCTGGATATCGGTGCTGGCACGACTAACTTCATCGTCATAGAAGACGGCGAAGTCCAGCACATCGCCGTCCTGCCGATCGGCGGCATCCATCTGACGAATGATCTGGCAATTGGACTCAAGACAGAGCTCGATGTGGCTGAGCGTGTCAAAGTCGAGCACGCGACACTCGGCGTACCGAAGCGGGCGACAGCAATTATCCGCCAGGGCGACCAGGATCATCACTTTGCTATGGATGACGTCAATATGATTGTCGAAGCCAGGGTAGAAGAGTTGTTTGAATACGTTAATAAAGAGCTGATTCGGATTCGTCGGGCGCGCAAATTGCCAGGCGGAATCGTCCTGACGGGCGGATCGGCCAAGCTGCCAGGGCTGGCTGATTTTGCCAAGGAACAGCTGCAGCTGCCAGCCCGCGTCGGCAAACTGCAATCGGTCACTGGCCTAGTCGATACCATTGATGACCCGGCGTACTGCACGGTTGTTGGGCTGATGTTACTTGATATGCTACTTTTGCCGGAAGCTCATGGAGTCGGTAATTACGGCGGTTCGAGCGCTAAGGCGTACCGGATGGTCGAAGGATTATTCGGCCGGTTTCGCAAATAAACACAGCGCTCCCGCTGCCTTGCTTATGCTTCATTGCAATTAATTTATCTACTGTATGCGCTGCTTGAAGCAATCGTGTTGCAGCCACAAATTTGCCGTATTTACTCGAATTAACAGAGTTAACATGTGAATACATTATGTGTTCAAAATCCCATATTTCCATGACGATGATTATGTAGGACGGGGGTCGGTGTGCGGCACACCTGATGATAGGCATTCAAACTATAAACACGTCATTAGCCCGTATAAATTATTGAACCGTTAGCGTGCATGCCGTATACTGACGGTATACACAACTAAACAGGTACTCTCCCCATGCCACAAGCAGTCGATCCAGCCATTGAAACATTCGCCCGTATCAAAGTGATCGGCGTGGGCGGCGCTGGCGGCGCAGCAATCAACCGGATGGTTGAAGCTGGCATTGAAAGCGTTGAATTCATTGTTATCAATACCGATGCCCAAGCGCTGCACCATTCGAAGGCTGCCGTCAAAATACACATTGGCAAGGATACGACGCGTGGACTGGGTGCTGGCGCCAATCCTGGCGTTGGCGAAGAAGCAGCCAAAGAATCACATGATGAAATCAAAAAAGCTATTGAAGGTGCTGATATGGTGTTTATTACACTTGGCGCCGGCGGTGGCACTGGCAGTGGTGCTGGCCATGTGGTTGCTCAGATTGCCCGCGATATGGACATTTTGGTCGTCGGCTTCGCGACCAAGCCGTTT contains:
- a CDS encoding nucleoside monophosphate kinase, coding for MILLMGVAGAGKSMQGRILADEHGYAWISTGEILRVLVTGKRRQEMLQGKLLSDDEIIELIDKVFEMIDTSQQFVLDGFPRTIPQANWLTEQAKKGRFELSCIINLNASEETVIKRLTSRGRPDDTKDAVCRRIEEYHAVTQPILSHFKQENIKVHDIDGDRDARAIHDDILNLIDNPEPLV
- the ftsA gene encoding cell division protein FtsA, with translation MHSNAAHSNSGQNMAHFIGLDIGTSAVRCVVGMIDTNDGGKPSIIGHGSAPNMGVRKGVVVHVDDVTEAIIQAVTEAERLSGTQINRATINVNGVHIEGIDSKGVIAISAANREISTEDRLRVEEAATVIKMPPNREIIQFFAKNYSLDGQRNIKDPVGMHGVRLEVDAHLVTAASPNLRNLDMALEKAQITPTHHTLSSLASAEAVLGRQQKEAGTVVLDIGAGTTNFIVIEDGEVQHIAVLPIGGIHLTNDLAIGLKTELDVAERVKVEHATLGVPKRATAIIRQGDQDHHFAMDDVNMIVEARVEELFEYVNKELIRIRRARKLPGGIVLTGGSAKLPGLADFAKEQLQLPARVGKLQSVTGLVDTIDDPAYCTVVGLMLLDMLLLPEAHGVGNYGGSSAKAYRMVEGLFGRFRK
- the map gene encoding type I methionyl aminopeptidase — its product is MNTRIKTPTEIIAMRESGRMLASVLQTLKAQTEAGMSTKDLALIAASELAALGGKPAFLGYQDFPDVICISVNEEVVHGIPKASKIIQAGDIVSLDFGVLYDRMITDAAISVIVGKPREERHARLVRATEASMHAGIAALHDRVRTGDIGSSVQAVLESPKLGGKYGIVRDLVGHGVGHELHEDPNIPNYGKPNTGPWLDAGMTIAIEPMATLGTERVAMAPDGWTIVTADGSWSAHFEHTILITEDAAEILTEV